Proteins encoded by one window of Calonectris borealis chromosome 32, bCalBor7.hap1.2, whole genome shotgun sequence:
- the PAF1 gene encoding RNA polymerase II-associated factor 1 homolog isoform X2, which translates to MAPTIQTQAQREEPGHRPSSHRTLPERSGVVCRVKYCNSLPDIPFDPKFITYPFDQNRFVQYKATSLEKQHKHDLLTEPDLGVTIDLINPDTYRIDPSVLLDPADEKLLEEEIQAPTSSKRSQQHAKVVPWMRKTEYISTEFNRYGVSNEKPEVKIGVSVKQQFTEEEIYKDRDSQIAAIEKTFEDAQKAITQHYSKPRVTPVEVMPVFPDFKMWINPCAQVIFDSDPAPKDTSGPAALEMMSQAMIRGMMDEEGNQFVAYFLPVEETLRKRKRDQEEEMDYAPEDVYDYKIAREYNWNVKNKASKGYEENYFFIFREGDGVYYNELETRVRLSKRRARAGVQSGTNAVLVVKHRDMNEKELEAQEARRAQLENHEPEEEEEEEMEAEKEAAGSDEEREKGSESEGGASGEEEEAEGSGSSSERGGSARSEEEDEAEDEEEGRGGRRGGSDAARAARDQEEIFGSDNDEEEEEEEEEEEEESEGGGSEGGPPRSPRLSPSEASEEEEEEEEEEEEEEEEEEEESPSDASDSSSD; encoded by the exons atggCTCCCACCATCCAGACGCAGGCGCAGCGGGAGGAGCCGGGCCACAG GCCCAGCTCCCACCGGACACTGCCCGAGAG gtCGGGCGTGGTCTGCCGGGTCAAGTACTGCAACAGCCTCCCCGACATCCCCTTCGACCCCAAGTTCATCACCTACCCCTTCGACCAGAACCG GTTCGTGCAGTACAAGGCGACGTCGCTGGAGAAGCAGCACAAGCACGACCTGCTGACGGAGCCCGACCTGGGCGTCACCATCGACCTCATCAACCCCGACACCTACCGCATCGACCCCAgcg tgCTCCTGGACCCGGCGGAtgagaagctgctggaggaggagatccAGGCGCCCACCAGCTCCAAGAG GTCGCAGCAACACGCCAAGGTGGTGCCGTGGATGCGCAAGACCGAGTACATCTCCACCGAGTTCAACCGCTACGGCGTCTCCAACGAGAAACCCGAGGTCAA GATCGGCGTCTCGGTGAAGCAGCAGTTCACGGAGGAAGAGATCTACAAAGATCGCGACAGCCAGATCGCCGCCATCGAGAAAACCTTCGAGGACGCCCAGAAAGCG atCACGCAGCACTACAGCAAACCCCGCGTCACCCCTGTCGAAGTCATGCCTGTCTTCCCCGACTTCAAG ATGTGGATCAACCCCTGCGCCCAAGTCATCTTCGACTCGGACCCGGCGCCCAAGGACACGAGCGGCCCAGCCGCGCTGGAGATGATGTCCCAGGCCATGATCAG GGGGATGATGGACGAGGAGGGGAACCAGTTCGTGGCTTATTTCTTGCCGGTGGAGGAGACGCTGCGCAAGCGGAAGCGGGACcaggaggaggagatggattACGCCCCCGAGGACGT gtACGACTACAAGATCGCCCGGGAGTACAACTGGAACGTGAAGAACAAGGCCAGCAAGGGCTACGAGGAGAATTACTTCTTCATCTTCCGCGAGGGCGACGGCGTCTACTACAACGAGCTGGAGACCAG ggtGCGGCTGAGCaagcggcgggcgcgggcgggggtGCAGTCGGGCACCAACGCGGTGCTGGTGGTGAAGCACCGCGACATGAACGAGAAGGAGCTGGAGGCCCAG gaAGCGCGGCGGGCGCAGCTGGAGAACCACgagccggaggaggaggaagaggaggagatggaggctGAGAAGGAGGCAGCGGGATCAG ACGAAGAGCGGGAGAAGGGCAGCGAGAGCGAGGGGGGGGCgagcggcgaggaggaggaggccgaaGGCTCGGGGAGCAGCAGCGAGCGGGGGGGCTCGGCCcgcagcgaggaggaggatgaggccgaagatgaagaggaaggcaggggaggccggcgggggggcagcgacgccgcccgggccgcccgcgACCAGGAGGAGATCTTCGGCAGCGACAacgatgaggaagaggaggaggaagaggaggaggaagaggaagagtcggagggggggggcagcgagggggggcctccccgcagcccccgcctcaGCCCCAGCGAGGCCtcggaggaggaagaggaggaggaagaggaggaggaggaggaggaggaggaagaagaggaggagagcccCAGCGACGCCTCCGACTCCTCCAGCGACTGA
- the PAF1 gene encoding RNA polymerase II-associated factor 1 homolog isoform X1: MAPTIQTQAQREEPGHRSGVVCRVKYCNSLPDIPFDPKFITYPFDQNRFVQYKATSLEKQHKHDLLTEPDLGVTIDLINPDTYRIDPSVLLDPADEKLLEEEIQAPTSSKRSQQHAKVVPWMRKTEYISTEFNRYGVSNEKPEVKIGVSVKQQFTEEEIYKDRDSQIAAIEKTFEDAQKAITQHYSKPRVTPVEVMPVFPDFKMWINPCAQVIFDSDPAPKDTSGPAALEMMSQAMIRGMMDEEGNQFVAYFLPVEETLRKRKRDQEEEMDYAPEDVYDYKIAREYNWNVKNKASKGYEENYFFIFREGDGVYYNELETRVRLSKRRARAGVQSGTNAVLVVKHRDMNEKELEAQEARRAQLENHEPEEEEEEEMEAEKEAAGSDEEREKGSESEGGASGEEEEAEGSGSSSERGGSARSEEEDEAEDEEEGRGGRRGGSDAARAARDQEEIFGSDNDEEEEEEEEEEEEESEGGGSEGGPPRSPRLSPSEASEEEEEEEEEEEEEEEEEEEESPSDASDSSSD, translated from the exons atggCTCCCACCATCCAGACGCAGGCGCAGCGGGAGGAGCCGGGCCACAG gtCGGGCGTGGTCTGCCGGGTCAAGTACTGCAACAGCCTCCCCGACATCCCCTTCGACCCCAAGTTCATCACCTACCCCTTCGACCAGAACCG GTTCGTGCAGTACAAGGCGACGTCGCTGGAGAAGCAGCACAAGCACGACCTGCTGACGGAGCCCGACCTGGGCGTCACCATCGACCTCATCAACCCCGACACCTACCGCATCGACCCCAgcg tgCTCCTGGACCCGGCGGAtgagaagctgctggaggaggagatccAGGCGCCCACCAGCTCCAAGAG GTCGCAGCAACACGCCAAGGTGGTGCCGTGGATGCGCAAGACCGAGTACATCTCCACCGAGTTCAACCGCTACGGCGTCTCCAACGAGAAACCCGAGGTCAA GATCGGCGTCTCGGTGAAGCAGCAGTTCACGGAGGAAGAGATCTACAAAGATCGCGACAGCCAGATCGCCGCCATCGAGAAAACCTTCGAGGACGCCCAGAAAGCG atCACGCAGCACTACAGCAAACCCCGCGTCACCCCTGTCGAAGTCATGCCTGTCTTCCCCGACTTCAAG ATGTGGATCAACCCCTGCGCCCAAGTCATCTTCGACTCGGACCCGGCGCCCAAGGACACGAGCGGCCCAGCCGCGCTGGAGATGATGTCCCAGGCCATGATCAG GGGGATGATGGACGAGGAGGGGAACCAGTTCGTGGCTTATTTCTTGCCGGTGGAGGAGACGCTGCGCAAGCGGAAGCGGGACcaggaggaggagatggattACGCCCCCGAGGACGT gtACGACTACAAGATCGCCCGGGAGTACAACTGGAACGTGAAGAACAAGGCCAGCAAGGGCTACGAGGAGAATTACTTCTTCATCTTCCGCGAGGGCGACGGCGTCTACTACAACGAGCTGGAGACCAG ggtGCGGCTGAGCaagcggcgggcgcgggcgggggtGCAGTCGGGCACCAACGCGGTGCTGGTGGTGAAGCACCGCGACATGAACGAGAAGGAGCTGGAGGCCCAG gaAGCGCGGCGGGCGCAGCTGGAGAACCACgagccggaggaggaggaagaggaggagatggaggctGAGAAGGAGGCAGCGGGATCAG ACGAAGAGCGGGAGAAGGGCAGCGAGAGCGAGGGGGGGGCgagcggcgaggaggaggaggccgaaGGCTCGGGGAGCAGCAGCGAGCGGGGGGGCTCGGCCcgcagcgaggaggaggatgaggccgaagatgaagaggaaggcaggggaggccggcgggggggcagcgacgccgcccgggccgcccgcgACCAGGAGGAGATCTTCGGCAGCGACAacgatgaggaagaggaggaggaagaggaggaggaagaggaagagtcggagggggggggcagcgagggggggcctccccgcagcccccgcctcaGCCCCAGCGAGGCCtcggaggaggaagaggaggaggaagaggaggaggaggaggaggaggaggaagaagaggaggagagcccCAGCGACGCCTCCGACTCCTCCAGCGACTGA
- the MED29 gene encoding mediator of RNA polymerase II transcription subunit 29, whose protein sequence is MAAPPQPPPPGPGPGPGPPAAPAPPPPLPAAPGPGPGPGQAPGPGQPPGPPLPAQVAAAQAQDFDPVQRFRLLIPQLKESLQTLMKVAAQNLVQNSSIDNGQKSADGALQRFDKSLEEFYALCDQLELCLRLAHECLSQSFDSAKHAPALVPAAPKGEGGAGETLPYTQYLPLIKAQIAGAKDIHNALLEGANKITGKLPPPGGP, encoded by the exons atggcggcgcccccgcagccgccgccgccgggaccaggcccggggccggggccgcccgccgcccccgcgccgccgccgcctctacccgccgctcccgggccggggccggggccggggcaggctccggggccggggcagccgccggggccgccgctgccggcgCAGGTGGCGGCTGCGCAGGCGCAAGACTTCGACCCGGTGCAGCGGTTCCGCCTCCTCATCCCCCAGCTGAAGGAGAGCCTGCAG acCCTGATGAAAGTGGCGGCGCAGAACCTGGTGCAGAACTCCAGCATCGACAACGGGCA GAAAAGCGCCGACGGGGCCCTGCAGCGCTTCGACAAGAGCCTGGAGGAGTTTTACGCCCTCTGCGACCAGCTGGAGCTCTGCCTC cgccTGGCCCACGAGTGCCTCTCGCAGAGCTTCGACAGCGCCAAGCACGCCCCCGCCCTGGTGCCGGCGGCCCCCAAAGGCGAGGGGGGGGCGGGCGAGACCCTCCCCTACACCCAGTACCTGCCCCTCATCAAGGCCCAGATCGCCGGCGCCAAGGACATCCACAACGCCCTGCTGGAGGGGGCCAACAAGATCACCGGCAAgctgccccccccgggggggccctgA